In Diadema setosum chromosome 2, eeDiaSeto1, whole genome shotgun sequence, the DNA window TTTTGATAGTTCTTCACGAAGCATTTAGATAAGCTCGTGCCAATCAGGGCAGTCTCTTGATGTGAATATTATTAGACgcattatgtttttattatatgcatatttctttatttcctttgatTGCAGATCAAGTGTACGCCATGGCCACCTACACTTTTGGGCAGCACGTCATAAAGTCATCAGTTGTCTTCTTTCGATCACGCCTCTCATTTGCCTTCGTGAATCGTAAACCAGTGGTGCCTGGTCGTAtccttttctgtattttttgttttcacatgttaaatgaaaaaacagaaaacacaaaTATGTATGTCAGTGTTACATTACAtccaaaatgtttcaaaattgaAAGGTTGTGGATACACTATCCCCCTTTGGTATTTATTTGGATGCATATACCGAGCTTTGTGGTATTATGTATGGAAAATATCAAGTATGCATGTAGAAGGGAAGCAAATTAGGAAGGAGTTTGCAAACATCAGGAAGATGTCTCTGCTGCAGAAACACTCCTTGCTAGAAAGTGCCATAGGAGTAAACAAAGATAATCCAAACTAGTCTGTGACTGAGTGCATTTTCAGCTGGAGGTAATAGTTCCCATCTAATGCATGATTGATAAGGATGATGGAGATTAGATGGATTTCACATCAAAAGTCAGAGTTGCAGGTTTTAGCCCCAAATCCAGTTAGATGCTGTAGTTCATCAGTCTTGGTGAGATGATGTGCTGTATTGTTGGCAATGGCGTGATGATGATTCTCATTTTCCTTAACCTGTCCTCTGACACCAGATGTCTTGGTGTCTCCACTCAGGCCAGTGGAGAGATTCCACGATATGACGTGCGATGAGGTCGCTGACCTTTTCCAGAGCACTCAGACggtgtcaaaggtcattgaAAGTGCATTTAAGGCGTCATCAATGTCAATAGCAATGCAGGTCAGTGCTATGAGTACTGGTACTAATATACtgtgtatgccatatatttaggaagattattatttttttttttgggggggggggggggaatcggGACTTGgcaacaattttgtgagtggtcaAATTTGTGATTGTTTGATTCAGAGTACTGAACAGATAAATGAATGTTTGCACATcatcaggatcagagttgatatttttatgAGTTTTAAATTCACATATAGCACCCAACTCATGAAAtctgcgaaaataaaaaccttgtgaaatatctggcatatacagtagtgtGTGTTCATTTGTGGACATGCACTTCAGTGTGCATCAGGGAAACTGATTTTTGTGGGTCCTTgtcaaatttatttttaataAGGTTATTTTATAGAATGGATATACTATGGTGACTGCCAGAGAGTTGAGTTTGTTtcacaaacacagaaacattttcatttgtgcaAATCAAGAGTCAATTCAAATTTAGTACAggaaaattgattaaaaagGTACTTT includes these proteins:
- the LOC140241362 gene encoding bis(5'-adenosyl)-triphosphatase-like, coding for MATYTFGQHVIKSSVVFFRSRLSFAFVNRKPVVPGHVLVSPLRPVERFHDMTCDEVADLFQSTQTVSKVIESAFKASSMSIAMQDGPDAGQTVWHVHVHILPRKPGDFQKNDDIYDEVEHHDHVNFDSSESHSWRLEDELVKEASMLRKLFPAHHTTDIDLTQSL